The DNA window CCGGCTCTACGAGGCGCTCGCCGCGCCGATCCCGTTGGGAAAGCGCAGCATCCGGGTCACCGCCTCGGTCGGGCTCGCCCCGGTCCACAGCCCCACCCAGCTCGCCGACGCGCTGTGCCGCGCCGACGCCGCGATGTACGAGGCGAAGACGCTGGGCGCCGCCCGCGCGCCCCGCCAGCTCGTCGCCGAGCACTGACCGCACCGGTCGGCCGAGCGCGTGGACGCCTCCGGTGTCACCGCTTCACCCCGGCGCCGGTCGACCTGGCCGGCCCGATCGGTCGGGGCGACGACCAGCCGGGCGGTCCGGCCGGTCGACGCGGCCCGGGTCAGCGCCAGCCGTAGCCGGCGCGCAGCGCCTGCCCGACCCGGTCGAACCGGGGCCGGTCGAGCACCGCGCCCTCGCGGCGGATGCTGTCCTCGCGCATGGTGAGCACCCGGTCCAGGCGGACCCAGCTGGGCCGCTTCTCCCGGTCCCACTCCCCCGGGCCGAGCGACAGCCAGTGTCGCTGGCCGTCCCGCTCACCCTGGCTGGAGAGCATCAGCCCGAACAGGGTGCGGCTGTGCCGGCCCACCACCAGCACCGGCCGGTCCTTGCCCTGCCGGGGGTCGTCCTCGTAGGGCACCCAGGTCCAGACGATCTCGCCCGGGTCCGCCTGCCCGTCCGGCTCCGGCGCGTACGACAACTCGCGACGCTGCAACGCGCTGACCTGACGCCGACGCGCGACCTGGGCGGGAATCGGCCCGCCAGGGCGGGCGGGCGCGGCGGCGCCCCCGGTGATCCGACCGAGCCGGGACGCCACGTTCCTCAACAGACCTGCCACGGCGGGCAGCCTATCCCGCCCCGCGCCCGGGGGAATCCGGTGGCGGTCGTGCCGTCGGGTTCGCCACCATGCCCCGGTGACCGTTCCTCGCCACCAGATTCGCGCCGCCTTCACCGACGACACCGTCACCGTCTACCAGGCGTACCCGCCGGAGATCGCCGGAGCGGCGCTGGCCGCCGGCCGGTTCGTGCCGCCGTTCAAGCGGGAGCGGATGACCTGGATCAAGCCCTCGTTCCGGTGGATGATGTACCGCTGCGGTTGGGCGCTCAAGCCCGGGCAGGAGCGGGTGCTCGCGGTCGAGATCAGCCGGGCCGGCTTCGAGTGGGCGCTCGGGCACGCCTGCCTCAGCAGCCACGACCTCCGCCGGCTCCTGGACCGGGACGCCTGGCGCCGTTTGTTGCGGACCAGCCCGGTGCGGGTGCAGTGGGACCCGGAACGATCGCTGCGGCTGGCCCCGCTGCCCCACCGGTCGGTGCAGGTGGGCCTCTCCGGCGAGGCGGTCCGGCGGTACGTCGACGAGTGGCTGGTCGGGCTCACCGACGTCACCGTGCTGGCCCGTACGGTGCACGACCGGCTCACCACCGGTGACGAGGCGGGCGCGGCGGCGCTGCTTCCGGTCGAGCGGCCGTACCCTCTCCCGCCCGAGGTGGCTCGGGCGGTCGACGCCGACTGACCGCCGGGACCGGCACCACGGGCCGGGTCCCGCCCCGCGGCGGGCCGACAGCTCGGTCGGCCGGCGCGCCGGCGGTCGCCGCGTCGGCCACGCCGGGCGGCCATGCCGGGCGGCCACGCCGGGCGGCCACGCCGGGCGGTCAGGCCGGGCGGCGGGCCAGGGCGAGCGTGGTGCGCAGGTCCAGCACGACGGTGCCGCCGAAGCCGTCGACCGCCGCGCCGACCGCGGCGCGCACCCGCTCGCGCAGCTCGGGCGGGCGGCGAAGCTGCGGCGAGAACGTGTCGACCAGTCGCAGGTAGGCCGCGGTGTCCAGCGGCACCGCCCGGCGGAACCGGAACAACCGCAGGTCGGTGAAGCAGCCACTGTCGGCGATGTCGTCGTGGAACCAACCGTCGGGACGGTCTCCCCGGCCGGCGGGATCGGCGGAGGTGAACGCAGCCCGAATCGCCTCCGCCTGCTCCGCCTCGACGTAGGCGTAGCGGTGGCCGAGAACGGCGAGCGTGCCGCCGGGGCGCAGCGCGTCCCGGGCGTGCTGGTTGCGGGTGGCCGGGTCGAGCCAGTGCCACGCCATCGCGCAGGCCAACGCCGCCACGCCGCCGGCCGGCGGGCTCCACTGCTCGAAGCTCGCCGTCACCACCTCCACGTCCGGAAATCGCTGGGCGAGCACCCGGGCCATCCGGACGTCCGGCTCGACGCAGGTCGTGGCCGCGCCGAGGGCGAGCAGCACGGCGGTGGCCAGACCGGTGCCGGCGCCGACCTCGACCAGGGTGTCGGGTGACCCGCCGTGGTAGGCGCGGATGGCGTCGGCGATCTCGACCGGATAGCCCGGTCGCGCCTCGTGATAGATGTCGGCGGTCTCCCCGAAAAGCTGCGACATGCCGCCATCCTCCCCGATCCCCGCGATGTCGGATGCCCGTCACGCGCCGCGCGCCCGTCGGCCGCCCCCGGACCGCGACGATGGACCGGCGACGGCGGGCGGAGGGGCGACCATGGGCGGGTTCCTGCAGGCACTGGTCACGAAGCTGGCCGAGGAGTTGCTGAAGCTGCTCGTCGAGTGGCTCGCCCCGAGGGTGCTGCGGTCGGTGCCGCACCTCGCGCCGCCGGGCTGCCCACGCTGCGGCGGGTACGGGGTGGCCCGGTGGGCGCCGCGTCAGGCGACGGCGGTGTTCGTGCTCGCCCTGCTGGCGTTCGCCTGGGGATTCGCCGCGACGCTGCTCGGCGTACCGGTGGTAGTGCTCCTGGTCGCGCTCGGGGTGCGTACCGCGTGGGCGGGTGACCTGGCGGCGGCGCTGCCCGGCCTGGCCGCGCCGCTGGGTCTGGTGGCGTCCGGCGCGGTGACGATCGCGGGCGCCGCCGGGATGGCCTGGTACCACAGCTTTCCGCCGCGGCTCTGCCGGCGCTGCCACGGCCGGTGGCCGCGCCGGGACCGGGCGGAGTACCTGCGCGTGGTGCGGTCAGTGGTCTTCGCCTGCCGGTGCGGCCAGCGGTTACGCGCTCCGGGCACGCCGGCCGGCGTGCGGGTGCGCTGCCCCCGCTGCGGCGCCGAACGGGCCGCGCCGATCGTGCGGCCCGGCGCCAAGCGGGTCCCGTTCCTCTACCACAGGCGTTAAGCGGGGGCCCCTCCTTACGCTGTGGGCCGGCTGCCGGAGCTGTTGCCGGCGACGTGCCGGCGCGCCCGCCAGCGGGCAGAGTGGGGTGGTGACTCCACTCCACGCACCCCTGGCCCACTACGCCGAGCGGCTGCACCGCGCCGCCGGTGACACCCACCACGTCGCGTCACCGCTGGGCGCCTGGCTGCTGCTGGCGCTGACCGGCCCGGCCGCCACCGGCGAGGCCCGGGCGGCGCTGGCCGAGGCGCTCGGCGTCGACCCGGACGACGCCGCCGCGGCGGCCCGGGCGTTGCTCGCCACGCCGCACCCGATGGTCGCCGCGGCCACCGCGCTGTGGGAGCGGACCCCGTTCGAGGAGCTGGCCGAGTGGCGAGCCGGCCTGCCCGAGCAGACCGAGCGGGGGTCGCTGCCCGACCAGGCGACGCTCGACGCGTGGGCCCGGGAGCGCACCGGCGGCCTGATCGAGCGGTTCCCGGTCGACGTCGCCCCGGAGACGCTGCTGATCCTGGCCAACGCCCTGGCCACCCGGGTCTCCTGGGCCGATCCGTTCGAGGTGGCGCCGGCCGCGGAGCTGGGCGCGGGGAGCGCCTGGGCCGGCCGGCTGCGGCAGGTGCTCCGCACGCCCCCGGTGGGCCACCGCTGCTGGGTCTCGACCACCGAACGGGCCGGCGACATGGCGGTGCACGTGGCACCGGCGCGGGCGGGTGACGACGGCGCCGGCATGCTGGTGGTCTCGGTGGCCGCCGCGCCGGAGGTGCCGCCGGTGGAGGTGCTGGCCGCCGCGCGCGAACTGGCCGTCGCCGCCGCCACCGTCGGGGACGGGCCGGCGCCGGGACGTCGGTCGCTGTTCGACCTGCCGCTCGGTGAGACACCGCTGTGGACGCTGCGGGAGGAGCCGACCCGGACGTTCGCCCGGGACGGCCGCGAGGAGCGCGCCACCGCCGTGCTGCCGTGCTGGGCGGCACGCAGCCGGCACGAGCTCACGGCGGCGGGGTTCGGCTTCGACGCGGCCGCCCGGGCGCTGGGCGAGTTGCTGGGGCTGACCGAGCCACCGTTCGCCGCGGCGCAGTCGGCGGTGGCGCGGTTCGGCCGCTACGGCTTCGAGGCCGCCGCGGTGACCGCGTTCGGGATGGTGGCCGGGCTGCCGCCGGAGGGCGTCGCCCGCGTCGCCGACCTGCGCTTCGCCCACCCGTACGCGGTGGTCGCGGTGGCCACGGACACGGCGGGCGGCCCGTGGCACGCCCTCCCGGTCTACTCCGCCTGGGTCAGGGACCCGGAGGACGTGCCGGCCGACGAGGCCGGCTGACCCGGGCCGGCGTCGAGGATCTGTTCGCGGAGGATGTCCGCGTGCCCACAGTGCTGGGCGAGTTCGCGCAGCACGTGCAGGTAGACCCACCGCAGCGGCAGCGGCCCGAGCCGGTGCCCGCGCAGGACGTCGTCCGGGCCGAGGGACGCCGTGGCCCGCCGTGACGCCGCGCAGGCGTCACGGTGGGCCTGCCGGACGGTGGCGATCGTGTCGCCGTCGTCGAGGACGAAGGAATCCTCCGACCGGTCGGGGATGCCGATCTGGGCGCGGGAGCGGCCCGTGACGGCCTCGTCGAACCAGACCTTCTCCACGAAGGTCGCGTGCTTCACCAGGCCCAGCAGCGTGGTGCGGGAGGTCACCAGCGACCGGCGCGCCTGCTCCTCGGTCAGCCCCTCCAGGCAGCCGTCGAGCGCCGCGCGGTGCTCGTCGAGGAACGCCTCGAACTGGCCGCCGACCGGCAGCGCGACGACCCGGTCGGCGAAGGTGGGCGGAAACGACGGCATGGACGAAGCATTCCAGACCGGACCGGCGGCCGCGGGTCACCCCGCGCTGAGGTCGGTGCGGCGCACGATCCACCCGGCGGCGAGCAGGGCGAACGCGGTCAGGCCCAGATAGCCGCCGGCGACGATCAGGTGGAACTCGGGGATCCGACTGCCCGGCTGGTACTGCAGGTGCTGCTGGAGGTTGTTCTCCATGAAGCAGGCGAGCGTCCGGCCGCTGCCGCTGTCGGGCGGGCAGAGACGTTGCAGCTCGACGCCGGTGAGCTCCCGCCCGGGAGCGTCGAACGCGCTGGACGGCCCGTCGACGCCATAGCCTTCGGGGACGCCGAACCGCGACCCCGTTAGGTCACGGCCGGCGACGGCCGGCGATGCCGTCCAGGACGGTGGTCAGGTTGTGGTGGAAGGTCTCCGCGGCGTCGAGATGAGCGCCGTCGACGACGAGCCGGGCGACGGTGGGATAGCGACCCGTGTCGAGCATGCGGGTCAGGTAGGGCCCGAGCGCGGACTGCCAGGCGGAGACGTCGACGCCGGTCGCCCGCGCGGTGCGCCGCTCGGTGACCTCCCGGCGGAGCGCCCCGACAAGGTACGCGTGAAGGCGCCCAACGCCCGCTGGAGATCGTCGATGTCGCGTACGCCCGGGGCCTGGGCGAGCGCCGCCGCGGTCGCCTCACCTACGGCGAGCGCGTGCGGCCCCAGGTGCGGCCGCGCGCCGAGCAGGTCGGCGAACCACTCGTGGTCGAGGGCGGCCTCGCGGGTCGCCCGGGCGAGGGCGCGCGCCGTGGCGCGCCACCCGTCCTTCGGGGCGGTCCCGGCGATCCGGGCGTACACCCCGTCGACCATCAGATCGAGCAGCTCGGATCGGTTGAGCACGTAGTCGTGCCGCCGAGGGCTGGCCGCCGCGATCACCGCCGAGACGACCCGGCGACTCTTCGCCGCCGGCACGGAGGTGGCCTGGCTGGAGGCCGGCGGCGCGGACTCGTGGCGGGTGTACCAGCGGATCGGCTACCGACCCACAGGCGAACGGCTGTACGTCTCCGCCGACTGATGTCCGACGTGGGTCCCGGGCCCCTCCGGCCCGGGTCCCACCGGTCAACCGGTCGACCGCACCGCCCGACGACCAAACAGTTCGCGCCGGCCCCGGAGCGGGAACCGACGCGAACTGCCTGGTCGAGCGGGTGCGGGGTGAGCGTCAGACCGGAACGGCCTCCCGGGTGTCCGCCTTCTTGGCGGCCAGGCGCTTCTCCCGCTCCTGGGCGCCGATCAGGTCGTCCGGCAGGGAGTCCTCGACCTCCAGGTCGAAGCGGCGCAGCAGCCGGATCGCGAAACCGCCCAGGGTGATCAGGATCAGGACCACCCCGAAGCAGACGTACGCGAAGCCGATGCCGCGGCCCGGACCGGTGCCGATCACCTCGCCCACCGAGCCGGCCAGCGACCCGCCCGGGGCGAGCATCGGCTCGAACACGGCGGTGGCGCCCGGCGCGAGCAGCGCGAACCCGATCGGCAGCGTGGACCAGGCAATGGTCTGGTTCAGGCTGAACACCCGGCCGTGGAAACGCTGCGGCACCTTCACCTGGACGATCGTCGCGTAGATCGACTGCGCGGTGGTCATCGCCATGGCCAGCCAGCAGAAGCCGACGCAGATCATCACGATCGACGCGTCCAGCCCGATCAGCACGCAGCCGATCGCGGTGCCCAGGTTGCCGATCAGCACGCCGATCATCCGCCGCTTGCGCGGGCCGCCCCACAGCGACATCAGCACGCCGCCGAGCACCGCGCCCACCGCCTCGGCCAGCGCCACCTGGGCCACCTGGGTCGGGCTGCCGAACGACAGCACCAGCGGGGTGGTGAGCACCAGCGCCGGCGCCAGGAAGATGTTGCCCAGCGCGAAGTAGCCGAGCATCAGCCGGAAGCCGCGGTGCCGCCAGGAATAGCGCATGCCGTTCGCGATGGCCACCAGCATCCGCTCCCGGGGCCGCCAGCCGAGCAGGTCCGGGAAGCGCACCACGGCCAGGGTCAGGATCGCGACGACGTAGCTGGCCACGTCGACGATCAGGATGCCCTTCAGCTCGATCGCGGCCAGCAGGCCGGCGGCGAACGCCGGCATCAGCAGCGTCGCCACGCCGGTGGATAGCTGGGTGATGCCCATCGCGTGCCCGAGGTAGCGCTTCGGCACCAGCTGTGGCACCGCCGACTGGAACGCGATCCGCTGGAACGACCCGGCCACCGAACTGAACGCCACCAACAGGTAGATGTGCCAGAGCACCAGGTTGTCGGTCCACAGCAGGGCGGCCAGCACCAGCTGGATCGACCCGGCGACCGAACTCGCCAACATCATGATCCGCCGACGGCTGACCCGGTCCACCAGGGCGCCGGCCACCGGCAGCATGAGCACGCCGCAGATCAGCGCCAGCGCCCACAGCAGGCCGAGATCGGCCACCGAGCCGGTGCGGTTGAACAGCCAGATCGGCAACGCGAACGCGGTCAGCGCCGAACCGGTGCTGGAGACGAGCTGCCCGACCGTGACCGCCAGGAACCGGCCCATGCTCGGCTTGACCGTGGTGTCCGGCTTGCGCTCCTCGCCGACCCGCAGCATGTCGTGCACCGCCCAGCCGGCGTCCTCGCCCCGGGCCTCCGGGTCGAGCCCGGTCAGGTCGCCGGCCACCACCGCCGGGTGCGTCCGGGTGACGATCTCCGCCAACTCCTCGGCGCGGTACTTCAGGAAGAAGTGCCCGGCCTGGTCGAGCACGACCAGCCCCAGCGTGTCGCTGAGGAACTGCCACTCGGCGTACCGCTCGCGGTAGTAGTCGGTGACCGGGTCCTCGGAGCCGACCACCGAGACGATCGGGGCGCGCAGCTTCGTGGCCCGCCGGTCGAGCAGGCCGGTGAAGTACTCCTCCGAGGCGCGCGAGTCGGCGCGCATGTTGCTGATGATCCGGTCGGCCTGCTCCGGGTCCAGCTCGTCGGTGTCCACACCCATCGACTTGAGCCAGCTCGCGTAGTGCTTGTTGCTGCGCAGCTGCTCCAGCCGGTTGCGGGCCGCCGCGAAGGGGCCCTTCGGGCGGGCGAACGGGAACATCGCGCCGATGTAGACGGCGGTCAGGTCCCGACCGGCCGCCTCCACCTTGCGGGCCACCTCGGCGACGATCGCGCTGCCCACGCCGCAGTGGCCGTAGAGCGCGATCGGGCCCTCCACCCGCTCCACGATCTCGTCCGCGACCCGGGTGGTCAACTCGTCGAACGGCAGCGCGTCCTCGCTGAGCCCCACGTCGTGACCGGGGATGGCGAGCGACCACAGGCCGTACCCGGCCGGCAGCGCGTCCGCGAGCGGCTGGTAGACGATCGCGCTGCCACCGCCGTACGGGACGCAGACGTAGGTCAGCACCCGCTTGCCGACCGGGATCGGCTTGGTCAGCTCGTAGAGCAGCCGGCGTGGCCCCTCCTGCGCGGCGTCACCGGAGATGAACGCGGCCAGCTCGCGGATGGTGCGCTGCTGGAAGAGGTCCATCACGCCGACCGCCCGGCCGCCCAGCTCCGCCTTGCGGATCTTCGCGACCACCTGGGTGGCGAGCATCGAGTGCCCGCCCAGGTCGAAGAAGTCGTCGTCGATGCCGAGCGTCGCCACGCCGAGCACCTCGGACCAGATCGCCGCGAGCGCCCGCTCGGTGTCGTCGCGCGGCTCGACCAGCGCCACCGACGCCTCGCGGGTGACCACCGGGGCAGGCAGCGCCTTGCGGTCGAGCTTGCCGTTGGGCGTCAGCGGCAACGCGTCGAGCGTGACGAACGCGGCCGGCACCATGTACTCCGGCAGCGTGTCCTTCAGCGCCGCCTTCAGCGCGGCGTGCTCGGCCGGCCCGACCAGGTAGGCGGTGAGCCGCTTGTCGCCGGGGCTGTCCTCGCGCACGATCACCGTGGCCTCGGTGACCTCCGGCTGCTCGCGCAGCGCGCTCTCGATCTCGCCCAGCTCGATCCGCAGGCCGCGCAGCTTCACCTGGTGGTCGATCCGGCCGAGGAACTCGATCACCCCGGCGCCGTCCGGACCGACCACCCAGCGGGCCAGGTCACCGGTGCGGTAGAGGCGCGCCCCCGGCTCGGCCGAGAACGGGTCGGGGACGAACTTCTCGGCGGTCAGCGCCGGCCGGCGGTGGTAGCCGCGGGCCAGCCCGACGCCGCCGATGTGCAGCTCACCGGCCACCCCGACCGGGCACACCGCCCCGGCACCGTCGAGCACGTACAGCCGCAGGTTGGCGATCGGCGCGCCGATCGGCACCGCGTCCACCTCGGCCAGCCGCGCCGGCTCGCACGGCCAGGCGGTGACGTCGATCGCCGCCTCGGTCGGGCCGTAGAGGTTGTGCAGGCCGCACCAGGGCAGCCGGGCGGTGAAGTCGACCGCCGCGGTCAGCGGCAGCTCCTCGCCGGAGCAGATCACCCGGCGCAGCGCGGTGGCCGCCTCCACACCCTCCTCGGCGAGGAAGACGGTGAGCATCGACGGCACGAAGTGGGTGGTGGTGATCCGCTCGGACACCAGCAGGTCCCGCAGGTAACCGGCGTCCTTGTGCCCGCCCGGCTTCGCCAGCACCAGCCGGGCGCCGGTGCGCAGCGGCCAGAAGAACTCCCAGACCGACACGTCGAAGCTGGCCGGCGTCTTCTGCAGCACCGCGTCGTCGGCGCCGAGACCGTACGTCTTCTGCATCCAGTCGAGCCGGTTGACGATGCCCCGGTGGGTGTTCGGCACGCCCTTGGGCCGGCCGGTGGAGCCGGAGGTGTAGATGACGTACGCCAGGTGCTCCGGGCCGGCCAGCGGCGTCGGGTCGGTGGCGGGCCGGTCGGCCCAGACCGCCGCGTCGTCCAGGTCGAGCACGGTGGCCGAGGTGGCCGGCAACACGTCGCGCAGGTGCGACTGGACCAGCACCACCGGCGCGTCCGCGTCGGTGACCATGAAGGCGAGGCGGTCCGCCGGGTACTCCGGGTCCAGCGGCAGGTAGGCGCCGCCGGCCTTGAGCACGCCGAGCAGGCCGGCGACCAGCTCCACCGAGCGCTCCGCGCACACCCCGACCAGCGTCTCCGGGCCGACGCCGGCCGCGCGCAGCCGGTGCGC is part of the Micromonospora sp. WMMD980 genome and encodes:
- a CDS encoding DinB family protein, with the protein product MPSFPPTFADRVVALPVGGQFEAFLDEHRAALDGCLEGLTEEQARRSLVTSRTTLLGLVKHATFVEKVWFDEAVTGRSRAQIGIPDRSEDSFVLDDGDTIATVRQAHRDACAASRRATASLGPDDVLRGHRLGPLPLRWVYLHVLRELAQHCGHADILREQILDAGPGQPASSAGTSSGSLTQAE
- a CDS encoding TetR/AcrR family transcriptional regulator C-terminal domain-containing protein codes for the protein MPAAKSRRVVSAVIAAASPRRHDYVLNRSELLDLMVDGVYARIAGTAPKDGWRATARALARATREAALDHEWFADLLGARPHLGPHALAVGEATAAALAQAPGVRDIDDLQRALGAFTRTLSGRSAGRSPSGAPRGRPASTSPPGSPRSGPT
- a CDS encoding class I SAM-dependent methyltransferase, with amino-acid sequence MSQLFGETADIYHEARPGYPVEIADAIRAYHGGSPDTLVEVGAGTGLATAVLLALGAATTCVEPDVRMARVLAQRFPDVEVVTASFEQWSPPAGGVAALACAMAWHWLDPATRNQHARDALRPGGTLAVLGHRYAYVEAEQAEAIRAAFTSADPAGRGDRPDGWFHDDIADSGCFTDLRLFRFRRAVPLDTAAYLRLVDTFSPQLRRPPELRERVRAAVGAAVDGFGGTVVLDLRTTLALARRPA
- a CDS encoding type II toxin-antitoxin system PemK/MazF family toxin, whose translation is MAGLLRNVASRLGRITGGAAAPARPGGPIPAQVARRRQVSALQRRELSYAPEPDGQADPGEIVWTWVPYEDDPRQGKDRPVLVVGRHSRTLFGLMLSSQGERDGQRHWLSLGPGEWDREKRPSWVRLDRVLTMREDSIRREGAVLDRPRFDRVGQALRAGYGWR
- a CDS encoding DUF4291 domain-containing protein translates to MTVPRHQIRAAFTDDTVTVYQAYPPEIAGAALAAGRFVPPFKRERMTWIKPSFRWMMYRCGWALKPGQERVLAVEISRAGFEWALGHACLSSHDLRRLLDRDAWRRLLRTSPVRVQWDPERSLRLAPLPHRSVQVGLSGEAVRRYVDEWLVGLTDVTVLARTVHDRLTTGDEAGAAALLPVERPYPLPPEVARAVDAD
- a CDS encoding non-ribosomal peptide synthetase/MFS transporter; protein product: MTDLKDPAREAARQALIAKRLRARQSAPAARITPRPEGAEVPLSYAQERVWFMDQLAPGEAAYHIAVPLRVRGPLDVETLRAALAALGARHESQRTRFPADADGRPTVVIAETPDIPLTVVEAADEAAAQALVDAAAAEPFDLAGGPLLRALLIRMSVEDHVLFLGQHHIVGDGWSVDVLLRDLITLYRGGEPPALPIQYGDFAAWEARELDGPQARAHVDYWKQRLAGITPLELPLDRPRPATQTYRGDFVEFQLDPAATEALNALTRDSGGTLFMTLLSAYQVLLARHAGQDDFAVGASVAGRSAPELENVVGMFINMLPLRAELAGDPTFTELLARTRRSVLDGFEHADVPFAKVVHELGLARDVSRSPVFQTMFVLQNYEMGRFRGVSRSDEVTFEWTPMELKATRFDFELHAVETVDGLWGKLVFNTDLFDRATVERMARRWTALLDAVVAAPDTPVSRLPLLSEGERELLAGWNDTAADFPRDQTLHGPIEERAAATPDAIAVTIDGHSRTYAQLNADANRIAHRLRAAGVGPETLVGVCAERSVELVAGLLGVLKAGGAYLPLDPEYPADRLAFMVTDADAPVVLVQSHLRDVLPATSATVLDLDDAAVWADRPATDPTPLAGPEHLAYVIYTSGSTGRPKGVPNTHRGIVNRLDWMQKTYGLGADDAVLQKTPASFDVSVWEFFWPLRTGARLVLAKPGGHKDAGYLRDLLVSERITTTHFVPSMLTVFLAEEGVEAATALRRVICSGEELPLTAAVDFTARLPWCGLHNLYGPTEAAIDVTAWPCEPARLAEVDAVPIGAPIANLRLYVLDGAGAVCPVGVAGELHIGGVGLARGYHRRPALTAEKFVPDPFSAEPGARLYRTGDLARWVVGPDGAGVIEFLGRIDHQVKLRGLRIELGEIESALREQPEVTEATVIVREDSPGDKRLTAYLVGPAEHAALKAALKDTLPEYMVPAAFVTLDALPLTPNGKLDRKALPAPVVTREASVALVEPRDDTERALAAIWSEVLGVATLGIDDDFFDLGGHSMLATQVVAKIRKAELGGRAVGVMDLFQQRTIRELAAFISGDAAQEGPRRLLYELTKPIPVGKRVLTYVCVPYGGGSAIVYQPLADALPAGYGLWSLAIPGHDVGLSEDALPFDELTTRVADEIVERVEGPIALYGHCGVGSAIVAEVARKVEAAGRDLTAVYIGAMFPFARPKGPFAAARNRLEQLRSNKHYASWLKSMGVDTDELDPEQADRIISNMRADSRASEEYFTGLLDRRATKLRAPIVSVVGSEDPVTDYYRERYAEWQFLSDTLGLVVLDQAGHFFLKYRAEELAEIVTRTHPAVVAGDLTGLDPEARGEDAGWAVHDMLRVGEERKPDTTVKPSMGRFLAVTVGQLVSSTGSALTAFALPIWLFNRTGSVADLGLLWALALICGVLMLPVAGALVDRVSRRRIMMLASSVAGSIQLVLAALLWTDNLVLWHIYLLVAFSSVAGSFQRIAFQSAVPQLVPKRYLGHAMGITQLSTGVATLLMPAFAAGLLAAIELKGILIVDVASYVVAILTLAVVRFPDLLGWRPRERMLVAIANGMRYSWRHRGFRLMLGYFALGNIFLAPALVLTTPLVLSFGSPTQVAQVALAEAVGAVLGGVLMSLWGGPRKRRMIGVLIGNLGTAIGCVLIGLDASIVMICVGFCWLAMAMTTAQSIYATIVQVKVPQRFHGRVFSLNQTIAWSTLPIGFALLAPGATAVFEPMLAPGGSLAGSVGEVIGTGPGRGIGFAYVCFGVVLILITLGGFAIRLLRRFDLEVEDSLPDDLIGAQEREKRLAAKKADTREAVPV
- a CDS encoding serpin family protein, whose product is MTPLHAPLAHYAERLHRAAGDTHHVASPLGAWLLLALTGPAATGEARAALAEALGVDPDDAAAAARALLATPHPMVAAATALWERTPFEELAEWRAGLPEQTERGSLPDQATLDAWARERTGGLIERFPVDVAPETLLILANALATRVSWADPFEVAPAAELGAGSAWAGRLRQVLRTPPVGHRCWVSTTERAGDMAVHVAPARAGDDGAGMLVVSVAAAPEVPPVEVLAAARELAVAAATVGDGPAPGRRSLFDLPLGETPLWTLREEPTRTFARDGREERATAVLPCWAARSRHELTAAGFGFDAAARALGELLGLTEPPFAAAQSAVARFGRYGFEAAAVTAFGMVAGLPPEGVARVADLRFAHPYAVVAVATDTAGGPWHALPVYSAWVRDPEDVPADEAG